A genomic region of Bosea sp. 124 contains the following coding sequences:
- a CDS encoding YeeE/YedE family protein, with the protein MTPYWPSLLGGMLIGLSATMLLLLNGRVAGISGILGRLAQGAQIPTNAAFVIGLVLGPLLYRAVAGTWPAVIITASLPVIALAGLLVGFGTRMGSGCTSGHGIVGLARLSPRSIAAVVTFLGAGIATVTLMRLVSP; encoded by the coding sequence ATGACCCCCTATTGGCCTTCGCTCCTGGGAGGCATGCTGATCGGCCTCTCAGCCACAATGCTCCTGCTCCTCAACGGTCGCGTCGCCGGCATTAGCGGCATTCTCGGCAGGCTCGCGCAGGGCGCGCAAATCCCGACAAATGCGGCCTTCGTGATCGGGTTGGTCCTAGGCCCGCTGCTGTATCGCGCCGTCGCTGGAACCTGGCCGGCCGTGATCATCACGGCATCGCTGCCGGTCATCGCCCTGGCCGGGCTGCTGGTCGGCTTCGGCACGCGCATGGGGTCGGGCTGCACCAGCGGCCACGGCATCGTCGGCCTCGCCCGGCTGTCGCCGCGCTCGATCGCGGCCGTGGTCACCTTCCTGGGCGCGGGGATCGCAACAGTCACGCTGATGAGGCTCGTCTCGCCATGA
- the bigR gene encoding sulfite-sensing transcriptional repressor BigR, whose translation MTQSPRPFMTRAELSGRATEVASLLKTLANRNRLMIVCTLVEGEYAVGQIEEELGIRQPTLSQQLTILREAGIVATRREAKQIFYRLTEQKAAHLVEALHAIFCAEDPAP comes from the coding sequence ATGACGCAGTCACCGAGGCCGTTCATGACCCGGGCGGAGCTTTCGGGCCGGGCGACCGAGGTCGCGAGCCTGCTCAAGACTCTCGCAAACCGCAACCGGCTGATGATCGTCTGCACGCTGGTCGAGGGCGAGTACGCCGTCGGCCAGATCGAGGAGGAACTCGGCATCCGGCAGCCGACGCTCTCGCAGCAACTCACCATCCTGCGCGAGGCGGGGATCGTCGCAACGCGGCGCGAGGCCAAGCAGATCTTCTATCGCCTGACGGAGCAAAAGGCCGCCCATCTCGTCGAGGCGCTCCACGCCATCTTCTGCGCAGAGGACCCCGCGCCATGA
- the blh gene encoding bifunctional sulfur transferase/dioxygenase Blh, with protein sequence MQPIRISEKLSIGAQPTEGEFALLASQGFKMVINARPDAEDAAQPGSATEQTAAEKAGMAYAFVPVTGAAITDADVFAFKSGLRQAAGPVFAHCKTGMRALTLHALGEVLDGHMEADDVVSFGSRHGFDLAGAKAWLERRATQKPQVKGFYDPRTFSIQYVVTDPATKRCAIIDPVLDFDEKSGATATTQADAILAYVGEQGLTVEWILDTHPHADHFSAAQYLKAQTGAQTAIGEQVVAVQKLWKGLYNWPQLATDGSQWDRLFAHGERFKIGSLDGSVLFSPGHTMASITYVIGDAGFVHDTLFMPDGGTARADFPGGSAKALWASIQAILALPDETRLFTGHDYQPGGRAPRWESTVGQQKQSNAHIVGHDEAAFVALREARDKTLSMPKLILHALQVNIRGGRLPEPESNGRRYLKIPLDALGGAAWDDAA encoded by the coding sequence ATGCAACCGATCAGAATTTCCGAGAAGCTGTCTATCGGCGCCCAGCCGACGGAGGGGGAGTTCGCTCTCCTGGCGTCGCAGGGCTTCAAGATGGTCATTAACGCCCGACCCGATGCCGAGGACGCCGCACAGCCGGGCTCTGCTACCGAACAGACGGCCGCTGAGAAGGCCGGGATGGCGTACGCCTTCGTCCCGGTGACGGGTGCTGCGATCACGGACGCAGACGTCTTTGCGTTCAAGAGCGGCCTCAGGCAGGCAGCAGGGCCGGTTTTTGCCCATTGCAAGACCGGTATGCGCGCCCTGACGCTCCATGCGCTCGGCGAAGTGCTCGACGGCCACATGGAAGCCGACGACGTCGTCTCATTCGGCAGCCGGCACGGTTTCGATCTTGCCGGTGCAAAGGCCTGGCTCGAGCGACGCGCGACCCAAAAGCCGCAGGTCAAGGGCTTCTACGATCCCCGGACCTTCAGCATCCAGTATGTCGTGACCGACCCGGCCACGAAGCGCTGCGCCATCATCGATCCCGTTCTGGACTTCGACGAGAAGTCGGGCGCGACCGCGACGACCCAGGCCGACGCCATCCTCGCCTATGTCGGCGAGCAGGGGCTTACCGTCGAATGGATCCTCGACACCCATCCCCATGCCGACCACTTCTCGGCCGCGCAATATCTCAAAGCGCAGACTGGCGCGCAGACCGCCATCGGCGAGCAGGTGGTCGCGGTTCAGAAGCTATGGAAGGGCCTCTACAACTGGCCGCAACTCGCCACGGACGGCTCACAGTGGGACCGGCTTTTTGCCCATGGCGAGCGATTCAAAATCGGCTCGCTCGATGGCTCGGTGCTCTTCTCGCCCGGCCACACGATGGCCTCGATAACCTATGTGATCGGCGACGCCGGCTTCGTCCACGATACGCTGTTCATGCCGGATGGCGGCACGGCCCGGGCCGATTTCCCCGGCGGCAGCGCCAAGGCGCTCTGGGCTTCGATTCAGGCAATCCTGGCGCTGCCCGATGAGACGCGCCTGTTCACCGGCCACGACTATCAGCCCGGTGGCCGGGCTCCGCGCTGGGAAAGCACGGTCGGCCAGCAGAAGCAGTCGAATGCTCACATCGTCGGACATGACGAGGCCGCCTTCGTCGCCCTCCGAGAGGCCCGCGACAAGACGCTGTCGATGCCCAAGCTGATCCTGCATGCGCTGCAGGTGAACATTCGCGGCGGGCGCCTGCCAGAGCCTGAATCGAACGGCCGGCGCTATCTGAAGATTCCGCTCGATGCGCTGGGCGGTGCTGCCTGGGACGATGCGGCATGA
- a CDS encoding DsbA family protein: protein MQQDRRTIIKGLTLLLAATPGSALAQGRDPVAEAILNDPEAPVSGNPKGDVTIVAFLDYNCPFCKKAAPDLARLVREDGQIRLVYKDWPVIAETSVYAAQLALAAAYQGAYAKAHDALMATKGRLGREQIAAAIKGAALDMARLEADVNGKAAQITALLRRNMAQAESLGLQGTPTYLIGPFRTSTQDYAGFKQVVADARKKQASQ from the coding sequence ATGCAGCAGGATCGCCGGACGATCATCAAAGGCCTGACCTTGCTTCTCGCCGCCACGCCCGGATCTGCGCTGGCCCAGGGACGCGACCCCGTTGCCGAGGCCATCCTCAACGATCCCGAGGCGCCGGTCTCCGGCAACCCGAAAGGCGACGTCACGATCGTCGCCTTTCTCGATTACAACTGCCCCTTCTGCAAGAAAGCAGCCCCCGATCTCGCCCGCCTCGTCCGCGAGGACGGCCAGATCAGGCTCGTCTACAAGGACTGGCCGGTGATCGCCGAGACCTCGGTCTATGCCGCGCAGCTTGCGCTCGCCGCCGCCTATCAGGGCGCCTATGCCAAAGCCCATGATGCGTTGATGGCGACCAAGGGGCGGCTCGGCCGCGAGCAGATCGCCGCAGCCATCAAGGGCGCGGCCCTCGACATGGCCCGGCTCGAGGCGGATGTAAACGGCAAGGCCGCCCAGATCACCGCGCTGCTCAGGCGCAACATGGCTCAGGCGGAGTCGCTCGGGCTGCAGGGCACCCCCACTTACCTTATCGGCCCGTTCCGGACCTCCACCCAGGATTACGCCGGTTTCAAGCAGGTCGTCGCCGACGCGCGCAAGAAGCAGGCGTCGCAGTGA
- a CDS encoding response regulator yields the protein MRVLIVEDDPILADGLAVGLKLHGVSAEVVGSCADGRHALAAGAFDAIVLDIMLPDGSGLDLLASLRQAGDESPILLLTALDETRDRIAGLDRGADDYLGKPFDLDELAARLRAVVRRRDGRATATIEVAGLVLNPANHSVSRDGLVIEVTRREFAILRALAERAGMIRSRIALEERLYGWQEDIESNAIEVHIHNLRQKIGRELIETVRGLGYRLRATP from the coding sequence ATGCGTGTTCTGATCGTCGAGGACGACCCCATTCTGGCCGACGGCCTCGCCGTCGGGCTGAAGCTCCACGGCGTCAGCGCCGAGGTCGTCGGCAGCTGCGCCGACGGCCGGCATGCGCTCGCGGCAGGCGCCTTCGACGCGATCGTCCTCGACATCATGCTACCGGACGGCTCGGGGCTCGATCTGCTGGCCAGCCTGCGCCAGGCGGGCGACGAGAGCCCGATCCTGCTCCTGACGGCGCTCGACGAGACGCGCGACCGCATCGCCGGGCTCGACCGCGGTGCCGACGACTATCTCGGCAAGCCCTTCGACCTCGACGAACTCGCCGCCCGCCTGCGGGCCGTGGTGCGGCGGCGCGATGGCCGGGCGACGGCGACCATCGAGGTGGCAGGTCTCGTCCTGAACCCGGCGAACCATTCGGTTTCGCGCGACGGCCTCGTCATCGAGGTCACGCGACGGGAATTCGCCATCCTGCGCGCGCTCGCCGAGCGGGCCGGCATGATCCGCTCGCGCATCGCGCTGGAGGAACGGCTCTATGGCTGGCAGGAAGACATCGAGAGCAACGCCATCGAGGTCCACATCCACAATCTCCGGCAGAAGATCGGACGCGAGCTGATCGAGACCGTCCGCGGCCTGGGCTACAGGTTGAGGGCGACGCCATGA
- a CDS encoding histidine kinase dimerization/phospho-acceptor domain-containing protein — MTSLRTRLFVILVATTGLIWLAATAWIYLGTKAELERVLDTRLQEAARMVSSLVRDAGASAPAAIAATPQVTTSEPGGYERQLSCQIWSLGGRLVAASTAAPAERLAGHAAGFSDSLIDGELWRVYAIEDAAKDVRVLVGDRLGLRDRLVNDLVMGLVAPTLLMLPLFAALIWMSVGRGLSPLRGIAADLQQRAADDLAPLHARVIDEIRPVTDALNGLFVRLDAARRHEREFTAFAAHELRTPLAGIRTQAQIAMAADSTEMRTAALDHIMQGVDRTARLISQLLALARLESDAEPSRREPVNLGQLLRDIDGEGPRRPSIVVEIDAALDAMTVEGDPDHLKLALRNLHDNACGHSPPGGRVRWLRTGDAALAVDDEGPGVPADEMALVRQRFYRGRTSRHAGSGLGLAIVDVALHSAKAELGLGTPPNGRGLRAAVYFDRRGRA, encoded by the coding sequence ATGACCTCGCTGCGCACGCGACTGTTCGTAATCCTCGTCGCCACTACCGGCCTGATCTGGCTGGCTGCGACCGCCTGGATCTATCTCGGCACCAAGGCCGAACTCGAACGCGTCCTCGATACGCGCCTGCAGGAGGCGGCGCGCATGGTCTCCTCGCTCGTCCGGGATGCCGGCGCATCGGCGCCAGCCGCGATCGCCGCGACGCCGCAGGTCACCACGAGCGAGCCCGGCGGCTATGAGCGCCAGCTCTCCTGCCAGATCTGGTCGCTGGGGGGACGGCTCGTCGCGGCTTCGACGGCCGCACCCGCCGAGCGACTGGCCGGCCATGCCGCCGGCTTCAGCGACAGCCTGATCGACGGCGAGCTGTGGCGCGTCTACGCCATCGAAGACGCCGCCAAGGATGTCCGGGTTCTGGTCGGCGATCGGCTCGGCTTGCGGGATCGCCTCGTCAACGACCTGGTCATGGGCCTCGTCGCACCGACGCTGCTGATGTTGCCGCTGTTTGCGGCGCTGATATGGATGAGCGTCGGGCGCGGTCTGTCGCCCTTGCGCGGGATCGCCGCCGATCTGCAGCAGCGCGCGGCCGATGATCTTGCTCCGCTCCACGCCAGGGTGATCGACGAGATCCGGCCCGTAACCGATGCGCTCAACGGCCTGTTTGTGCGCCTGGACGCCGCACGCCGGCACGAGCGCGAGTTTACCGCCTTCGCCGCGCACGAGTTGCGCACCCCGCTCGCGGGCATCCGAACCCAGGCCCAGATCGCCATGGCTGCCGACTCGACCGAGATGCGGACGGCCGCACTGGACCACATCATGCAGGGCGTAGACCGCACGGCACGCCTGATCAGTCAGTTGCTCGCGCTGGCGAGGCTGGAGTCGGACGCCGAGCCGAGCCGGCGCGAGCCGGTCAATCTCGGGCAGCTGCTCCGAGACATCGACGGCGAAGGCCCGAGGCGGCCGTCGATCGTCGTCGAGATCGATGCCGCCCTTGACGCAATGACGGTGGAAGGGGATCCCGACCACCTGAAGCTGGCCCTGCGCAACCTCCACGACAACGCCTGTGGCCATAGCCCGCCAGGCGGTCGCGTCAGGTGGCTCAGGACCGGAGACGCCGCGCTGGCTGTCGATGACGAAGGCCCCGGTGTTCCCGCAGACGAAATGGCCCTCGTCAGGCAGCGGTTCTATCGCGGACGCACGAGCCGACATGCCGGAAGCGGGCTGGGGCTCGCGATTGTCGACGTAGCCCTGCACAGTGCGAAAGCGGAGCTCGGCTTGGGCACGCCGCCAAACGGGCGGGGCCTGAGAGCGGCCGTGTATTTCGATCGGCGCGGTAGAGCGTGA
- a CDS encoding tyrosine-type recombinase/integrase, producing the protein MSRPFATKQGSYYLNVKVPLALRPLAKGQRVSLPVDGEHHTVVVSDKVVLSLRTKEAKVAKERFPLALNALNAFFETLGQPPQSLSRVQARALAGEIYKEAVSDLDHDDAVADQVEAHRDAFQAAADHYQGQGANEKLAELEAAIEMYDERAMLAWGLKHGDPLLSREELLEGYFGPMLDEKLAQYHLRIDAGSRQKLLNAADRMGQEFIDTAERRLKANDYRDPVAAELPAFTPPPRQATPSPRPAPRRSAANTVEVVFERWKEAHAKKRKPSTFRRYGPSLASFHAFWGERDVGLLSQDDVWQWALEREKEVGITARTINKNDLVAISSVLGWASTYPGKRLLVTNPAKGVSLEVESKTEKREKAFRDDEVAAILKAARKARGNPEFPRAAASRRWTAWICAYTGARIQEVCWLKREDIKRQDGMWVIHFSQTKTDVARTIPMHAALIEEGLLAFHEKAPEGFLFAGDKAQQEGSTRTPQEQRASELAEWVRKQVTLDKGLSPNHGWRHTFITRAEEAGIQKRFANAITGHNHKKDVSDGYFSARPKALKSKIDAYPRYELDTKEDSLEP; encoded by the coding sequence ATGTCCCGACCCTTCGCTACCAAGCAGGGTTCCTACTACCTGAACGTGAAGGTGCCACTGGCGCTTCGCCCGCTCGCCAAAGGCCAGCGGGTGAGCCTTCCCGTGGACGGCGAACACCACACGGTGGTCGTCAGCGACAAGGTCGTCCTGTCGCTTCGGACCAAAGAGGCAAAGGTCGCCAAGGAGCGTTTTCCCCTCGCGCTGAATGCCCTCAATGCCTTCTTCGAGACCCTCGGCCAACCGCCCCAATCGTTGAGCCGGGTGCAGGCGCGGGCTCTCGCCGGCGAGATCTACAAGGAGGCCGTGAGCGACCTCGATCACGACGACGCCGTCGCCGATCAGGTCGAGGCGCATCGTGATGCATTCCAGGCCGCCGCCGATCACTACCAAGGCCAGGGAGCCAACGAGAAGCTCGCCGAACTCGAAGCCGCCATCGAGATGTATGATGAGCGCGCCATGCTGGCCTGGGGGCTGAAGCACGGCGATCCGCTCCTGTCCCGCGAGGAGCTGCTGGAAGGCTATTTCGGACCGATGCTCGACGAGAAGCTGGCGCAGTATCACCTGCGGATCGATGCCGGGTCGCGTCAGAAGCTGTTGAATGCCGCGGATCGCATGGGCCAAGAGTTCATCGACACGGCGGAACGCCGGCTGAAGGCGAACGACTATCGCGATCCGGTCGCCGCAGAGCTGCCGGCCTTCACGCCGCCGCCGCGGCAGGCCACTCCCTCTCCTCGTCCTGCGCCGCGCCGCTCTGCGGCCAACACGGTCGAAGTCGTCTTCGAGCGCTGGAAGGAGGCGCACGCCAAGAAGCGCAAACCGTCCACCTTCCGGCGCTACGGGCCCTCGCTGGCGTCATTTCACGCGTTCTGGGGCGAGCGTGACGTAGGCCTCCTGAGCCAGGACGATGTCTGGCAATGGGCTCTAGAGCGCGAGAAGGAAGTCGGCATCACCGCCAGGACGATCAACAAGAACGATTTGGTGGCGATTTCCTCTGTGTTGGGCTGGGCGTCGACGTATCCAGGCAAGAGGCTCCTGGTGACAAATCCCGCAAAGGGCGTCAGCCTCGAAGTCGAATCCAAGACCGAAAAGCGGGAAAAGGCATTCCGCGATGATGAGGTCGCCGCGATCCTCAAGGCTGCCCGTAAGGCCCGCGGCAACCCGGAGTTTCCAAGAGCCGCCGCCTCCAGGCGATGGACAGCCTGGATCTGCGCTTACACCGGCGCCCGCATCCAGGAGGTCTGCTGGCTCAAGCGCGAGGACATCAAGCGCCAGGATGGCATGTGGGTCATCCACTTTTCTCAGACGAAAACCGACGTGGCGCGGACGATCCCCATGCATGCCGCCCTGATCGAGGAAGGCCTGCTCGCCTTTCACGAAAAGGCCCCCGAGGGCTTCCTGTTCGCCGGCGATAAGGCCCAGCAGGAAGGATCGACGCGCACGCCGCAGGAGCAGCGTGCGAGCGAACTTGCCGAGTGGGTCCGCAAGCAGGTCACGCTGGATAAAGGCCTCAGCCCCAACCATGGCTGGCGCCACACCTTCATTACGCGGGCCGAAGAGGCTGGCATTCAAAAGCGCTTCGCCAATGCCATTACCGGCCACAATCACAAGAAGGATGTGTCGGACGGCTATTTTTCGGCAAGGCCCAAGGCGCTGAAATCCAAGATCGACGCGTATCCGCGCTACGAACTCGACACGAAGGAGGATTCACTCGAACCATAA